Proteins encoded within one genomic window of Clupea harengus chromosome 10, Ch_v2.0.2, whole genome shotgun sequence:
- the LOC105898258 gene encoding histamine H3 receptor yields MTTMGSYMNDHNASWNFTSGYSTADGRENATALSGYILVILAILMVTLIVVVVGGNALVILAFIVDKSLRNQSNFFFLNLAISDFLVGAFCIPVYIPYILTGQWMLGRGLCKLWLVMDYLLCTASVFNIVLISYDRFLSVTRAVRYRAQQGMTNQAVGKMLMVWLLAFLLYGPAIIFWELVAGKSIVPADQCFAEFYCTWYFLLSASTFEFFTPLVSVAFFNFSIYLNIHRREKNRGRASHKGRGELDEERRWRDFGGGSSAVFFIKTRKVSSSEPAAVSAVIEEDEEMTPPSSGEPSSIQSVSFSMRKTRGKRKITGGWTLACSGPAQSHSASSGAPSRGGGQSRLSRDKKIAKSLAVIVCVFAVCWAPYTLLMIIRAACSGTCVEQHWYEVTFWLLWINSAINPFLYPLCHSSFRRAFAKILCPKRQSVRPHAVIHSSQ; encoded by the exons ATGACCACTATGGGATCCTATATGAATGACCATAACGCGAGCTGGAACTTCACTTCAGGTTACTCTACAGCAGACGGACGCGAGAATGCTACTGCGCTCTCGGGATACATTTTGGTGATCCTGGCTATCTTAATGGTAACTCTTATAGTTGTAGTGGTGGGTGGCAATGCACTCGTTATACTTGCTTTTATTGTGGATAAGAGTCTTAGAAATCAAAGCAATTTCTTCTTTTTGAACCTGGCCATCTCTGATTTCCTTGTTG GGGCGTTCTGCATTCCTGTGTACATCCCATACATCCTTACTGGGCAATGGATGCTTGGCCGTGGGCTGTGCAAGCTGTGGCTGGTGATGGATTATCTCCTCTGCACAGCCTCCGTCTTCAACATCGTCCTCATTAGCTATGATCGCTTCCTATCTGTCACCAGAGCA GTGCGATATAGAGCTCAGCAGGGCATGACCAATCAGGCGGTGGGGAAGATGCTGATGGTTTGGTTGCTGGCCTTCCTCCTGTACGGCCCTGCCATCATCTTTTGGGAGCTGGTGGCAGGCAAGAGTATCGTTCCAGCGGACCAGTGCTTTGCCGAGTTCTACTGCACCTGGTACTTTCTGCTCAGTGCGTCCACCTTTGAGTTCTTCACGCCCCTGGTGTCAGTGGCCTTCTTCAACTTCAGCATCTACCTAAACATCCACCGCAGGGAGAAGAACAGGGGCAGGGCCTCCCACaaggggagaggggagctgGACGAGGAGCGCAGGTGGAGGGACTTTGGTGGGGGGTCGTCGGCCGTGTTCTTCATCAAAACGCGCAAAGTGTCGTCCAGTGAGCCGGCGGCCGTCTCCGCGGTGatcgaggaggacgaggagatgACGCCGCCGTCCAGCGGCGAGCCTAGCAGCATCCAGTCAGTGAGCTTCTCCATGAGGAAGACGAGAGGCAAGAGGAAAATCACCGGGGGGTGGACACTTGCCTGCTCGGGCCCTGCACAGAGTCATTCTGCCTCCTCTGGTGCCCCTTCCAGGGGTGGGGGACAATCGCGACTGTCGCGCGACAAAAAAATTGCCAAGTCGCTGGCGGTGATTGTGTGCGTTTTTGCCGTGTGCTGGGCCCCCTACACGCTACTCATGATCATCCGCGCGGCCTGCAGTGGCACCTGCGTGGAGCAGCACTGGTACGAGGTGACCTTCTGGCTCCTGTGGATTAACTCTGCCATCAACCCCTTCCTGTACCCGCTGTGCCACAGCAGCTTCCGCAGAGCCTTCGCCAAGATACTCTGCCCCAAGCGCCAGTCTGTCCGGCCACATGCGGTCATCCATTCCAGCCAATGA